From Gossypium raimondii isolate GPD5lz chromosome 11, ASM2569854v1, whole genome shotgun sequence:
AAAGCTTTACACTGCAAGGCATATACTGATTTCAGTTGGTGGACGTCCATTTATTCCTGATATTCCAGGAAGTGAGTATGCAATAGATTCTGATGCGGCCCTTGATTTGCCCTCAAAACCAGAGAAAGTTGCTATAGTAGGTGGGGGATATATAGCTTTGGAATTTGCTGGCATTTTCAATGGACTGACAAGTGAGGTTCATGTATTTATACGTCAGAAGAAAGTTTTACGAGGGTTCGATGAAGAGGTGAAGAATTCTGCAACTGATAACTgctttactttttattatctTGTTATAGTAATTTGCATGATACTTGTTTTAGAAATTATGTTATTGTTGGTAAAAGAATGTGCTCTACTTTATAGATCAGGGATTTTGTTGGAGAACAAATGGCTCTACGGGGAATTCAATTTCATACAGAGGAGTCACCTCAGGCAATTGTTAAGTCAGCTGATGGTTCACTGTCCCTGAAGACCAACAAAGGAACAACTGAAGGCTTTTCACATATAATGTTTGCAACTGGTCGGAGGCCTAATACAAAGGTTTGGAATAAATTGTGACTCAATTCTCTTTGGTAAATAGCTTTTTGGTAACAAAATGCCATCAAAAGGCTACCAAACCAAACATGATTGAATTTACTAGTATTCCACCACAAAAACAggatataaaaaagaaaaagagaaaggagaaaCTTTGAAAGTTCTGTATTGTAACTGCCATCTTCAAATGTAATCAAACTTCCTGCTTTTCGTGATTCCCTTCTCATTGTGACTTAAGGAACTAGGACGCTTTTTTTTTATGTAGAGGATGTTGATTCTCTCCTTTGTAGTTGCAACTTCagttttttatgtaaattaaaatatagtagGCGAAATTTGTATTGCTTTAACATTAACTCATACTACATTGCAGAACTTAGGGTTGGAGTCTGTAGGGGTGAAAATTAACAAGAACGGAGCAATAGAGGTAATGCACTTCTCACCTCGGAGTTTATTGTGCttcatttctctattttcttttctggtACTATCTCGTTTAATTTGTATATGGTCATGCCTTATTGTTTCTTTAGGTTGATGAATACTCGCGTACTACAGTACCTTCCATTTGGGCTGTAGGGGATGTCACAGATAGAATAAATTTGACACCTGTTGCTTTGATGGAAGGAGCAGCATTAGCAAAAACACTGTTTCAGAATGAACCAACGAAACCTGATTATAGGTAATCTACTCACTAGAGCTTCATTGGTTGAACAAGTTTAAAGGATTAGGTGAAATTGGAAAGGGCTTATGGCTCTTTTTTTGCCTCCAGTACATATTGGTTGAGGCAGTTTATCCACCTTCCTGCTGGAAAACAATTTCTAGTTCCAAATTACCATCTAGCTATTTCCACTGTACTCTTAGATGGATGCTATGTGCCATATTATGGTTTAAAATATGTCCCAAGtttcattattttacttttcattattttcttttcaacgAACTTCTTCCAGGACTCTGTCTTCCTTATCTCACTTGTTGTTCATGCACACATTTTAGgcttctttttctaattttttgatGTTCCTTTTCCAAAACTTTTAAATTCCACCCAATTATATGATAACTCTGTCTCCCCACTCCACATGTTCTATCCTCTTTTGTACTGCTGGTTTATTTGGTTACTTGTTGATgattggggggggggggggagttGGATTGGGAGTGCTTTAAAGGATTGAATATTGGGTTTGAGATATCTTCCAAAAAAATCACGAGAAATAAGAATGGAAATAATAAATAGTATAACCTTAACTCCGTGCCATGTGGTATTCATTTATTGGTGCCTCGGAAATGCCCAAGTAAAGATATAGTGAAGGAAGCCCATATTCCACATTTGCTTGTTGTCGAGTGACACTTATTAGTGATTAATATTTGATCCATGGATGTATACTTGCAAGTAATATGGTGAgtcatattcaaataaaataatgcatttTGACTTAATGACCATCCTGCGGACAATTTATACAGTGTCTTCTTTGTCGTTGATTTGTTGTTTTGGTGATTTTGGGTACAAAGTGGATTTCATTTTGTATTCAATTGCTTTTTGACTTTTCTTCCTATGCATTTTGGTATAGGGCTGTACCCTCGGCCGTCTTTTCCCAGCCACCTATTGGACAAGTTGGTCTTACTGAAGAACAGGTTAGGAACTATTTGACTTATATGCAACAGCTGAAAGTGATATTTActcaaatattttagaattttacaGGCTATAAAAGAATATGGTGATATCGATGTCTACACAGCAAACTTCAGGCCGTTGAAGGCCACTCTTTCAGGGCTTCCTGATCGGATATTCATGAAACTTATAGTCTGTGCAAAGACAAACAAAGTTATTGGTTTGCACATGTGTGGAGAAGATTCAGCTGAAATTGCGCAGGTTCAAGCCTTTACCTAAGTTGGTGCTTTCCATCTCCAGGCTTGTGGTTTCTTTTTCTGATGTGTGCAGTTGTTTCCAGGGATTTGCAGTTGCTGTCAAAGCTGGCTTGACTAAAGTAGACTTTGATGCCACCGTGGGTATTCATCCAACATCAGCTGAGGAGTTTGTCACAATGAGGACTCCTACTAGGAAAATACGACAGAGCTCCGAGTCTCAGGTTTATCATAGTTTTTCAGTCTTATGCATTGATACTTGCAGtctaatatgtttaattttctcTAATCTTATAACTGAAAATCACTGGAGTTAATAATGATTACTGGGTACTTGGCAATGCCtttacaagagattatttttcaacaatggTTGCCTAATTTCCTTGCAGATACTGACCAAGTTAAAAATATCCTGATAACTGATTGATTTCCACGCTGCTGTCTTCCCTATTTTGCttttgagtttatatttttgcaATTCCGTGTGTTGATGCATTTTGATTACTTACTAATAATCTATTTTCATTAATGCTATGAATAATGTTATTCCTAATTGTCATTACACCTTTTAATGTCACACAGGGAAACATGGGTCATGAGGCAAAAACTGCAGCAGGGGTTTAGCTAGAGTAATTGAATAGGTCGCGTTTTGTTGGAGTTCCTTTCAAGGTGCAAACAATTGATCTGCTGTCCTTATGAATTGTGCAAAATGATTGATTGCTTTGAATTCTAGTTATTCCTCTCTAACTTGAGGCAAATATGAAAAGGACTAAGAATATTAACAACCGTAGATGATTACTGAGGTCTTTGCTGGATATGTTGACTCTTTCTTGGGGATTCATAGGAGAAATTGTTTTATTAGCTTCTTAGAGACAATGTTTGGTTGTGATGCTAAATATTTTCTGCGTATGCAAAAGAAGCTTGACCATTTAAATTAGTTGGCAAACGTAAAATCAAGTTACTGTCCTGTTATTGTTTTAAGCACAGTTCTTGCCCTATTCCCTCTCTGGGTTTTTACCTCTTAAGTCAACCCTTCATGTTGTTAAATCATCTTGAGCAATTTGGCTGATTGAGCTACTGGTGGTTGTCTATTTTGTGTATATAGTCTATGGATCTTTGATTTTAGCTCGTGATGAATGATATTATCACATGGATCAAAGATGTCCTTTGGGTGAAACTGATGAACTGCAAGCTTCAAAATGTGACTTTTGATAGCAGTGATTTTGCTTTGAAATTGTTGTGTGACATAGTAAtactcttttgttttctttgatatTATTTAGATTCTTTATATGCAATTTGAGAACCATGTTGAACAACCctcaattatttatatttgtacatAGGTTGGATGGAGAACAATACTAATATACAAGAATGAAAGAGAGattctgttttgtttcatgAAAGATGGCATTGACATTTAAGCCCTCTCCCTTGTTTGAGTTTGACCTATGCTTTTTGCTAGATTTTAGAAGTACGATAAACAGCATTTGATCTCTGATCTTGGTACTAATACAAAAGATATTCTTTGGCAATGACAGGTTGATGCTGATTGTAACCTCCATTACGATGCAAACAAGCTGGTTGGTGGAAAAAATCGTTCTGACACGAAGTTTCCCCTTTGCATCCGAGTCAAACATGCATGCCATGCCATACATCATAATTCCAACTTCTTACACATCATGGTAGTaagaaagtaaaattatttgCATCTTCTTCGATCAGTTCACATTTTACTGTAAAAAATGCTGTTAGATCGATCACATGTAAACTATAGCCGTTGCCTATATTTGGTCCAAAATGTTTTTGGATCATTGATGTTAAAATAAACAGTGTTAATTTGTTGCTTAACTGACAAAATCTTTAGTTTCCAATAAGAATGAATGCTCCGGAGTTAATTAACtagttttctatttgtttcctATTCCTGACCTGTGTATGGGTGTGAACACAAAAGACAACAACACTGTCCAATTTCCAAAACCGGATCTCTGTTTGTTCCTACATAAATTATGTCGGTACAAAAGTGGTGAGCCAAATGGCAAACCTCCAATTCTATCGGCAAAAAATTGcccctttttttctctttttaattagaagattttattttatttttctaatgatGAGATGCCAAGCCTAATTGCTTGAGATATCGGTGTGTATCTTCAGGGTGGTCGTCGAGTTTCGGCCGTTCAGGCTGCATCCAACGCCCATCCTCGTTCCTTACCATCCCCTTGTTCTCATATTGCCTCCAATATGGTGGAACCAAATAATGATCTTTCAAAAAGTCAGAGGCCTTGTTCACCAAAGCAGGGTCCCTTCCACTTGCCAGCACAAATCTATGGCCTTTTCCATGGTACCTGCAAACCAATTAAGCATTAAATTGAAGCAGCtaatgtttaataaaaattaatggtcttaattaattttagtcctTTCTGCTTATGTTTTATTACGAGTGAAGAAAACCTGTTAAAATCATTCACATTGGTAGTTTATCTTTCAGGTCAGGTATATTATTCAAATcagaaacaaattaattatattggGTCAAAGAGATGGCTTAAGAACTAAAAAGGCATCTGAATTCTtgaagtatataaaaaaaaagggttggTTCTGTAGACTATCGTCCAAgcttattatataataatactacCATCACTGATAGATATTTGTGTGATTATTTATTGCAAATGTGGTCCCAGTCAATTTAAGGTTGGGATTATAAGATAATAGTCTAGTGCTTAAAATACTGAGCATACGATGCTTGCAGCACAATTATTCATTATGAAATGGGAACTCAATTCAATCATAGTTTAGGGGAAAACGGCTCCTGCAGGTAATAAAAGCTTAAAACggaattcatttcaattatagTTACTGTGAAAACGAGGGGTGCACTCAATTTCTAGATGagtttgttgttttgttttcaaatcCTGGAAAATGACCAATAACTTGTTAGGTGACGAGgttaaaagaaaacctaaaagcGTAAAACCTGCAGTGCAGGACCACTAAGTAACACGTGCATATTCAACTATGGCTTAAGCATAAGAAACTAACCCGTCAAGTAAATGCAAAAGAGCTTCCAAATTATGTGCGCAACTGAGGTCGCCCGTCTCTTTTAGAAATGGCGAGTTTTTATGATCCAAAGACAGTTCAACTCCGACATGAGAGAAACTCCAGGGCAACCTCTCAGCCATCTTCATCAACAATGGCGACACGTTTTCGTTGAAGAACAATCCTGGGGATTTAGGGACTATGTCATGCACATTCACCACCCTCAACACTTTAACTCCCAGCACTTCCATCCGTTCCTTGAACCTCACGTTACCTACCCTAGGACCCGAAAAGGAGAACACGCTCACTGGCACAGCTCTGCTATCTTGCAGCACATTTAGACCCGTTTCCACAATATCATATGCGCTGAGAATTGCCAAGGCACTGCCTAAACTGTGACCAGTTATTGTTAAGCTTAGCTCTTCAAGCTGGTAGATTTCGAGTAACCTTTTCACTTCGGTTAAAATTTGTTCCCTCGCTGAGAACTTGCAGAAGCGGCAATTCACATCTTTGTCGGTGTAGAGATCGAGGAAGCCTGATTCTACTTTTACTGTTGAATCGGGGCATGGGATTTTGTTCGAAGAAATGGGTTTGAGGAAATCCATTAAATCCGCAATCCACTCCGGGCGGGTCACGGTTCCCCTCCAAGCGACGATGATGTCGCGACGGCCTAAGCGTTTGGATATTTCGTCGTTGGAAACAGCGACGTAGCCTATCCAATTCGCACTCTTGCTCCACACTTTGGGCCACCgagatttcttgaagaaattgggaAGGTTAATGTTGGATGTTGCGAAGATGTACCTGGAGACCGCGTAACCATGGTCCGCCATGGCTAGGGAGTCAAAGAACTGACGGGGCGTGAACCTGCAACTTCCACAGTATTTGGAAAATGGGTCGTAATCGAAAGCATCGTAACAGGCTTGTGCCATCTCGCCATATCGAATCAGCTCCGACCGTAGAAGATGGTCCATTGGATCTAACATCCCAACCCAGTCATCCACGCCATGGATTTCTCTCCATACATCCGCCACTCGTCTTTCTTCTCGTGTTTCCTTGTCGAGTTCGTCGATGGAAGAGGACAAGGAGCCGCTTGTTTTAGACGAAACCCTAGGCACCCTAAGCGACCTTGTGGCAAATCCCATACTTGTAGCACGTTGAAGCTGAGGTTCCCGGCCTGAAAACGACACCGGACGGCATTTTTCAGACGGAAAAACCTGATGAGTAATGGAAAGAAAGGTTTTGGATAGAGAAATGGCCATTGAAAGTAGCAAGCTTTGGATGAAACGGGGGAGGTTTTAATATGTAGGATAGAGGTGAACTTTAACTATTTTGGTGAATGGTGTTGGTGAACTTTAACTAGTTTTAGGTTTCAAGAAAGTTCTGGGCATCATCAAGTTTCATGGAAATAAAGATATCATGTGATACCTTCAACCATTTCTATATTTGTATATTCTTTGAGAAAGGACGGAACTCCCTTTcaggaaaatttttcatttagtcAAGGACGGAACCCCCTTCCAGGAACCGCCCCAACGCGTAAATCTTCGTACGGGAATTGGCCTCATCCATGACAATTAAACTTCAAAGTTTGTTTTAGGTTTAAAGCAGTTAATGAACAtcagttttttaaataaaaaaaattaaaatattttcaaatgatttaatttaatttttaattgaattaaattcgTGACACAATCCAACGCCATCTTAATCAGaaataatttaagttcaaaTCCCACTTGTTTAACTGAGTTTacctttaatattatttttaagcaaACAGTctttaaataaatctaattttaattttatttttaagtaattgaAGCATGATAAGAAGTCAAAGTGAACCACAATTATTACTAAGTACAAAACCTCACTTGCTTCCACAATTTTCTAACTAACTTCTAATCCAATTAattcttaattataatttcttggggtttttttttaattatgtaaagtatgtttctaataaatatattactttCGACAATATTAAAGCAATAAATTTGACAATTCCTAGAGGTTAGTTCAAGGAATTCCAAACTTTGCTTCACAAAACGATAtgacattttcaatttttaaatatattttttttaaattactcaATCTTCTTTTGTATGCAATTGTGAAAAACAGTGAAATCAAACATCACGGTGGCAGTGACGgagtcaaaaaattatttttagagagTCGGAATTAATAGCACCACTTTTTACGATAGTGAAAACACAATTTCACCATCTTGataatctatatctttataatttttaaaggattaaatcaaatttttattattatggggccaatgtgtaattttatcattactaatttaaaattttataaatcataaagggcctaaatgaaaaattttacattttaagggGTCCCTACTAACCCCTGGCTCCGCCAGTGCACGATGGTTTGTTTATTCGTGtgaatattatttatgttaaatattagGGCTATGTTGTAATTCTTATTTTAcaaaaacttattaaatatataaaaatacttaagacatatattaaaatttggtttaaaatattaaaatcttataCCAAACAGCACGAGTTAGTATGCACCAATACAGGTAGTATTAATTGAAAGGGATTGAAATGCACAAAAATTTTGACTAGAAAAGgacttaaattatttgatatcgCTTGCCCCCTATGTTTTACCCTTGTCACCTACATAATAGATTTATTAGTTTTGATTGATAATGTTTAATAATTAGTTAAtgatcaaatattttcaaaatattctaagAAACTTGTAGCATTTCaaagatttataaaatattcaaaaacatattttaaatgtgaataacaaaaaatgttttttaagtcataattaattgtttttagtGCAATTGAAGTAAGATAGATGCTCACCATTAATTTTAGTTACATAAAAGGTTGGAAGTTATAGAAATAAGATCAATTTTACTTTACGTATTGGGCTaccatattttaataaattgacaATCTAATCCCGAGTGGCCAATCATGCCacaacaaaaccaaatttttataCGGAAATTTACCCATCCAAGAACCATTATCAAAACTAAGAGCACAACTTGATTCTAACAGATCCCAAGGGCTCACCGGGTACAGATATTATGTGGCCCAATCCAGGCCAAGTCCAATTCTTGCAGACTCAGCAATTCTTTGCCTATATTAACTACAAATTAAAGTGAgaagatttgaataaaaaaggtTCAAAAAGtgaacttgaaaaagaaaataagaccTGCTTTTTAAATGGGCCGAGCCtcaagtaaaatttttagtCTTGCCCGAATCAACTATATAATTACGATATGTACCATCAAACATGACATAGAgaattacaatataattaaactttGTCATTAAAACACATCTAAAGAATTacaattttttgtaattataacAAAGTATAATTATTActctaataattaaatttttattcaattactcCCTACAGTACAAATATactctaaattttatatacaaattctACCTACCATTAAGGATTCTAGAATAAGGCTAATACAATCAATGagtagtgtttttttttttttttttctgggtgcttctagtgtcacgggccgcagttcaaagcccgtgaccatcgcaccaaatgcatccaatggggGTCTATTGCTTAGATGGGAATCATTTGGCctacgagaactggcccgattcaaagagatatttgagaagcctgtcagattgaagcctagttGGCCCGATAGCGAAGAGATGgtaacttaggctaatatggtaactaatcttagaagatagagggaatcatatcttgtaaagattagattagatttgataagacttatcttgtaaatccctaaaattaagggatatggttaaatctcatccgtcgatgtaaatatatcttgaccgtcggttttgggggagctcaactataaatagagagcctccccctcatttgtactcactcctgaattgtttcattattctttgtgaataagaattgagagcatttactcaaacactttgcgagcgctccttttgttgttcttttgtagcttcttttggcacaatcgctttcgctatacaaattggtgccttggaggagttctaaagaatcctcacttttgggcgtaaaggctgacttaggcgagtttggagcaaacaGATCGCCTAAGGCTgcacggtttgcgagacgaaaggtctagccccgtgacattAGCCCGTACTTATAAAATAGATTATGTATAAGCTAACTATAGATATATGTAAACAAGTACATAAAGAGTAATATAAATATAGATGTATATAACTTCTTGCAAGTTGCAGTATATacacattattaaatttaacgCAACTATATATcactataaaatttataatcacTTTTAAATATCACcaacacctttttcttttccttgtttaaaatttaaagtcactttaataaaaaatttaatataaaattaagatattaaacaaaaaaaagagtaaatctCATAGCTGGaaagaaaatctaaaacaaaCTTTTTACCcattttatccaaaattttttatttttaccaattaactatatttttcaattttcatctaTTCTAACCAATCTAATATTCTTTCCACTCCAACAATATACTAAATAACTAAGCGTACATAATGACTTGGACTTAATTGTCAAAGATCGATAATGATAGGACGATTATgaggaaaataagattcaacGTGGTTGATGCATATAATAAACCAACtgtgatttatattttattaaaattttaaattattttaatgacaAAAACATAACCTCAAGCCTCAAGCCATTAAATCGGAATTAAAAAATGTAGATGTAAGGTTGTGGAAAAAAGGCAATTGGAGAGGTTTCACACAAGGTTGTTTACATGCAGAGAGCTTTGGCGAGTGTCACTATTTAGTTTGTATGATGATGAGTTAGGATAGTGTAGCTGTACGGTACTATTCTTGTCATTGGGGATTAAGCAAGCCAAGTGGAACGAGGTAAAGCCTATAACAATCCCTATCCCTCTGAAATTTCTCTTACtcagttttttcttttatcctttTGCAGGCAATCGTATAAAGTGTTCATGTAAATGTTGATGAGGTCGCTGGTGAGAAGTACTCATGACACAGATTTGAAATGTCACGCGCATGTACTACGAAAGGAGTGTGCCATTTAGACTTTTAATACcaacattaattttattgcaACCGACACATGTGACTACTTAATTCGCTGAATCTTTAGGAAACAttgttaaaaagtttataaaaacgATAATGGTGTTTGGAAAAATTTTACTTCCTTTTTCAAagctttttttatattaatttgtggttttggatttttagatttattttgataaaataattttattttatgatttttaatcaggtatgttaattttttggctctttaactttataaaaaatttattttaactttccatttaaattttctcatcttttaatcattaaatttatattaattgtcAAATCACTTTTAAATGAATAGAAAATGTGCGCATAAAGCTAGCTAGCTTtagttaaaagtcaaaaaataTCATGTCTCAATCACTTAATGAACTAATGTGTTACGTCAGTAGTTTATTAGTGAATTAacgaaaattttaacagaatggccaattttaacaaatatcttaaatagtgtaattaaattgacaaaaaatttaaattaataaaaatatgaatgcGCTATTTTAGagtaactaaattataatttattttaaatatttctaaaaagtaataattttatataatattttatttctttttactattttaaatatgaaatatttatttttatatataaaaataaaattaattataaattaaataaagaaaagattttgattccattagtttttttaatttaagccGTCCAAACATATTGGTTGGGATCGGTTTTTGCAAGCAAACCTACTCGGTCTGACAACTGAAGTGAACAAAAGACAACGCAGGCAACAGCAGAACTTCCTCCGAAATACCACGTGTTTTGTTCTCCTCAACTGTTTCCATTGGGGTCACCCCCATTCAAATTAAGTTTCAATTTGCATTTGATTTCAGATTCCTTTCCCATCGATCTTTTCTAGGCTTTGAATTCTAAACCCTAACATCTCTCACTCTCCATCTTTGCTTTGGGGTTCCGTCTATGGAGATTTCTTCAATTTCCACTACTACACTACACTACTTCTGTCCCTCAACAGGTTTTCCTCTccttttctctttgttttatactttttacaatttcGACGATCCTTTTACATCTTAGAATTTGCTCCGATCATTTTGcccttttattgttttaaattattctcCATATTTATCGAGTACGTTTATTATTATCCAGAGTCTTTGCTGTTCAAGAGAGTTAAGCTTCCTTCATGGGATCAACATCTGGTGTCTATTTCTTTGAATTCAAGAACTGAACAGCGTTTATTAGCTCGGCCATATTCTCTTGCTCACAAGGGGAACTCGGTGAAGGTTAAATTCTTACTGAAAgcttcattttaaaaaaagaaaatttattccCATTCCTTCTTCCAATGTAATGTCTTATGGTTTCAATTTGAGCTTAATGTTCTCTTTTGCAGGTTAAATGTAGTCAAAAGAGAGAAATTCCGGTTTTAGAGGCCAGGTATTGTATCTTTAGAcgtttgaaaaaatatatgaacatGCGGGAATCATTACGTAATATTCTTATTCCATTTGTTTATGGCATCTGTCGGTGCAACACAACGAAGCTATAGCACTCTGCTGTATCGTTAATATATGTTATTGTTTGGGATTAAAATGTCTTTCTTCAATATTTGGTTATATTAGACTTGGCTAGCATAACCCGCAGTCTATTGCTCTTTCTTTGGTGCTTTTGTCACGTTTAAAGTAGAAGCATGTACAGACACAGTTGccaaatcaaattttctatgGGTGCTCAAGCCACATGTTATTCTTCATTGCTTATTTTACGTCGGTTTTGGTGGAATCTCTCTAACAAGAATTTTGTCTTATTGAATAAGTTTAGTGTGCTACACTCGGGGTATCTGAACCATTATgatgaatttagaaattatttagttcttttcatCTCATCCAAATG
This genomic window contains:
- the LOC105803159 gene encoding phospholipase A1-Igamma1, chloroplastic, with translation MAISLSKTFLSITHQVFPSEKCRPVSFSGREPQLQRATSMGFATRSLRVPRVSSKTSGSLSSSIDELDKETREERRVADVWREIHGVDDWVGMLDPMDHLLRSELIRYGEMAQACYDAFDYDPFSKYCGSCRFTPRQFFDSLAMADHGYAVSRYIFATSNINLPNFFKKSRWPKVWSKSANWIGYVAVSNDEISKRLGRRDIIVAWRGTVTRPEWIADLMDFLKPISSNKIPCPDSTVKVESGFLDLYTDKDVNCRFCKFSAREQILTEVKRLLEIYQLEELSLTITGHSLGSALAILSAYDIVETGLNVLQDSRAVPVSVFSFSGPRVGNVRFKERMEVLGVKVLRVVNVHDIVPKSPGLFFNENVSPLLMKMAERLPWSFSHVGVELSLDHKNSPFLKETGDLSCAHNLEALLHLLDGYHGKGHRFVLASGRDPALVNKASDFLKDHYLVPPYWRQYENKGMVRNEDGRWMQPERPKLDDHPEDTHRYLKQLGLASHH
- the LOC105803157 gene encoding glutathione reductase, chloroplastic, whose translation is MATTSFTAPKLSSPTFQTLCRNLPLSLPIPKTLSSFSFHLSPFLSRFHLHHHHPTPRFHPRRLFAVRAESENGAEPLRHYDFDLFTIGAGSGGVRASRFAANFGASVAVCELPFSTISSETTGGVGGTCVLRGCVPKKLMVYASKYSHEFDESNGFGWKYDTEPKHDWSTLMANKNAELQRLTGIYKNILNKAGVTLIEGRGKIVDPHTVDVDGKLYTARHILISVGGRPFIPDIPGSEYAIDSDAALDLPSKPEKVAIVGGGYIALEFAGIFNGLTSEVHVFIRQKKVLRGFDEEIRDFVGEQMALRGIQFHTEESPQAIVKSADGSLSLKTNKGTTEGFSHIMFATGRRPNTKNLGLESVGVKINKNGAIEVDEYSRTTVPSIWAVGDVTDRINLTPVALMEGAALAKTLFQNEPTKPDYRAVPSAVFSQPPIGQVGLTEEQAIKEYGDIDVYTANFRPLKATLSGLPDRIFMKLIVCAKTNKVIGLHMCGEDSAEIAQGFAVAVKAGLTKVDFDATVGIHPTSAEEFVTMRTPTRKIRQSSESQGNMGHEAKTAAGV